A stretch of the Candidatus Jettenia sp. AMX2 genome encodes the following:
- a CDS encoding FAD-dependent oxidoreductase, translating into MKYTIMKADDHWFRQNINCQYACPVNTPAMNYIEHIVEGNFNASLRLNFMANLFPYILGRVCTHPCETACRRGVIDEPIAICLLKRSAAEFSELTYPEIPAHVKKTGMSIAIIGSGPSGLAAAHDLALKGHQVSIFEALPVPGGMLSVGIPPYRLPRIHIKNAISWIGSFGIKILLNSPIDSQEKFNTIVKNHDAVYIAAGAHKSLRLNVPGEDLEGVLPGIYFMKETNLGNITSVPERVVVIGGGFTAIDCARSSLRLGAKEVSIVYRRSLKEMPAGEQEVREAEKEGIQVLYLTSPVKIWGENRQVTHIECIKNKLGEPDDKGKRRPVPIEGSIFTLPAQMIISAIGQLPEISFVAEDSGIKIDKTGMPAVDKETFMTTKNGIFAGGDCITGPRNVIEVIADGRKAASSIHTYLTGQKKSGYQFFYKEQTLPERMPGYEAVPRQEQESLPLGERWKLDTESERGLSGECTAREAGRCLLCHYNIFIDETCILCGGCIDVCPYDCISMVSRERIEGENLVVLQSEGAVQNDWDAVMVIDEEKCIRCGLCVRRCPVNAISMKRFAYSVS; encoded by the coding sequence CATAAATTGTCAATACGCATGCCCTGTCAACACGCCGGCAATGAACTATATAGAACATATTGTTGAAGGGAATTTCAATGCCTCTCTCCGACTCAATTTCATGGCCAATCTGTTTCCTTATATATTGGGAAGGGTATGTACACATCCTTGCGAAACGGCATGCCGTCGGGGTGTAATCGATGAGCCTATTGCGATTTGTTTGCTGAAAAGGAGCGCTGCGGAATTTTCAGAATTAACATACCCTGAAATACCGGCACATGTGAAAAAAACCGGGATGAGCATTGCCATTATTGGTTCAGGGCCTTCGGGTCTTGCAGCCGCACATGATCTGGCGCTGAAAGGCCATCAGGTAAGCATTTTTGAAGCGTTGCCGGTACCGGGCGGCATGCTGAGCGTTGGTATTCCTCCTTACCGTTTACCGCGTATACATATTAAAAATGCCATAAGCTGGATCGGGTCATTTGGTATAAAAATTCTTTTAAATTCACCAATAGATTCACAGGAAAAATTCAATACGATAGTAAAGAATCATGATGCTGTATATATAGCTGCCGGGGCGCATAAATCATTACGCCTGAATGTGCCAGGTGAAGATTTGGAAGGGGTATTACCGGGTATTTATTTCATGAAAGAAACAAACCTTGGAAACATCACATCTGTCCCTGAAAGAGTTGTTGTTATTGGGGGAGGTTTTACTGCAATCGACTGTGCACGCTCATCATTGCGACTGGGTGCAAAAGAAGTTTCCATTGTATACCGGAGAAGTCTGAAAGAGATGCCAGCCGGTGAACAGGAAGTAAGAGAAGCAGAAAAAGAAGGCATACAGGTATTATACCTGACTTCCCCGGTTAAGATTTGGGGAGAAAACCGGCAGGTAACACACATCGAATGTATAAAAAATAAGCTGGGTGAACCCGATGATAAGGGGAAAAGAAGGCCGGTTCCTATAGAAGGAAGCATTTTCACCTTGCCGGCGCAAATGATAATATCCGCCATCGGGCAATTACCGGAAATTTCTTTTGTTGCCGAAGACTCTGGTATAAAAATTGACAAAACCGGAATGCCGGCAGTTGACAAAGAAACGTTTATGACAACAAAGAATGGCATATTTGCCGGCGGTGATTGTATAACGGGACCAAGAAATGTCATTGAGGTAATAGCAGATGGAAGAAAAGCCGCCAGCTCAATACATACCTATTTAACCGGTCAGAAAAAAAGCGGGTATCAGTTTTTTTATAAAGAACAAACGCTCCCTGAAAGAATGCCAGGGTATGAGGCAGTTCCCAGACAGGAACAAGAATCATTACCTTTGGGGGAGCGATGGAAACTGGATACAGAATCCGAACGGGGTTTATCCGGAGAATGCACAGCAAGAGAAGCCGGACGGTGTCTTCTCTGTCACTACAATATTTTTATTGATGAAACGTGTATTCTGTGTGGCGGGTGTATTGACGTTTGCCCGTATGATTGTATATCTATGGTATCCCGCGAAAGAATTGAAGGAGAGAATCTGGTTGTATTACAAAGTGAAGGTGCTGTTCAGAATGACTGGGATGCTGTTATGGTAATTGATGAAGAAAAGTGTATCCGGTGCGGGCTTTGTGTTAGGCGCTGTCCCGTTAATGCGATTTCAATGAAGCGATTTGCTTATTCGGTAAGTTGA